One segment of Acidianus sp. HS-5 DNA contains the following:
- a CDS encoding YHS domain-containing protein encodes MKDPVCGEEVNNTNYKYVYKGITYYFCSPMCMAEFKKNPEKFVKNK; translated from the coding sequence ATGAAAGATCCAGTCTGTGGAGAAGAGGTCAATAATACTAATTATAAATATGTTTACAAAGGTATAACTTATTACTTCTGCAGTCCTATGTGTATGGCTGAATTTAAAAAGAATCCAGAAAAGTTTGTAAAGAATAAGTAA
- the cobA gene encoding uroporphyrinogen-III C-methyltransferase: MKGKVYLVGAGPGDPELITIKGLKILKQADVVIYDRLVSKEILKECKSKSELIYLGKGLGEADLQEKINSTLVEKAKEGKIVVRLKGGDPYVFGRGEEECKYVMEQGIPCEVIPGISSAIGVPAYAGIPVTSRWYSSGFTVISGTRAGNKIIDLDYIPKKGTLIVLMGVNKIEELQEALEKIRSPECPVAIIQNGTLPSQKVTLTTLSKLKETVISEGISSPAVIIIGEVIKLRNKLWKFS, translated from the coding sequence ATGAAAGGCAAGGTTTACCTAGTAGGTGCGGGTCCGGGAGATCCAGAATTAATAACAATAAAAGGTTTGAAAATACTCAAACAAGCTGATGTCGTAATATACGATAGATTAGTTTCTAAAGAGATTTTAAAAGAATGCAAATCAAAATCAGAACTAATTTATTTGGGCAAAGGCTTAGGAGAAGCTGATCTCCAAGAGAAGATAAATTCCACTCTAGTTGAAAAGGCAAAAGAAGGTAAGATAGTGGTTAGACTAAAAGGAGGAGATCCTTACGTTTTTGGCAGAGGAGAAGAAGAGTGTAAATATGTAATGGAACAAGGCATACCTTGTGAGGTCATACCTGGAATTAGCAGTGCTATTGGAGTTCCTGCTTACGCTGGAATCCCGGTAACTAGTAGATGGTATTCTTCTGGGTTTACGGTAATTTCTGGAACTAGAGCTGGAAATAAAATAATCGACCTGGATTATATTCCAAAAAAAGGAACGCTGATAGTATTGATGGGAGTTAATAAAATAGAAGAGCTACAAGAAGCGTTAGAGAAAATTAGAAGCCCAGAATGTCCGGTAGCTATAATACAAAACGGTACGCTTCCTTCCCAGAAGGTAACTTTAACTACATTAAGTAAATTGAAAGAAACAGTAATATCTGAAGGTATCTCGTCTCCTGCAGTCATAATAATAGGCGAAGTTATAAAATTAAGAAATAAATTGTGGAAATTCTCATAA
- a CDS encoding SIS domain-containing protein, which yields MEIIEDIEEEISQNYTVNTDVRLGEAYVTGAGDSFAASLVIEGKTKGKFRAIDPYDALWMNINKPLIIVSVSGKPKSNISLARKFKGRTKIYVITANPNSELAKLADEVINLPYKPKRVLPGTLSFMMSLSALYKIAGVEEDKGRDKEIILEDKAFFIGKGENYGIAYFAYLKLAEIFGWSSNFERLEQFFHSPIFSSRSREVVVFSSGDEREKTIKKLMNINLTECEGAFCNLRTLLKSLIYTMKSKGWNKIYFLEDKETLNISSTMIY from the coding sequence ATGGAAATCATAGAAGACATAGAAGAAGAGATAAGTCAAAATTACACAGTAAACACTGACGTAAGATTGGGAGAAGCTTACGTTACCGGTGCAGGAGATTCGTTCGCTGCTTCCTTAGTTATAGAGGGAAAAACAAAAGGAAAGTTTAGGGCGATAGATCCTTATGATGCTTTATGGATGAATATAAATAAGCCCCTTATTATAGTTTCAGTTTCGGGCAAACCTAAGTCAAATATAAGCCTTGCAAGAAAATTTAAAGGTAGGACTAAGATATACGTGATAACTGCGAACCCTAATTCTGAACTTGCAAAACTTGCAGATGAAGTTATTAATTTACCTTATAAGCCTAAGCGCGTTCTACCTGGAACATTATCATTCATGATGTCCTTAAGTGCATTATACAAGATTGCAGGAGTTGAAGAGGATAAAGGTCGCGATAAGGAAATTATTTTAGAAGATAAAGCGTTCTTTATAGGTAAGGGAGAAAATTACGGTATTGCTTACTTTGCTTATCTGAAACTAGCTGAAATATTTGGTTGGAGTTCAAATTTTGAGCGATTAGAGCAATTCTTTCATTCTCCAATATTTTCTTCAAGGTCGAGAGAAGTTGTAGTTTTCTCCTCAGGAGATGAGAGGGAAAAAACTATAAAGAAATTAATGAACATCAATTTAACGGAATGTGAAGGCGCATTCTGTAATTTAAGGACTTTATTAAAATCATTAATTTATACAATGAAGTCAAAGGGCTGGAACAAAATTTACTTCTTAGAAGACAAGGAAACATTAAATATCAGTTCAACAATGATATACTGA